The Pseudochaenichthys georgianus unplaced genomic scaffold, fPseGeo1.2 scaffold_984_arrow_ctg1, whole genome shotgun sequence genome contains the following window.
aatataggtgatggtgcgttcactgaccctctactgtagagttaatataggtgatggtgcgttcactgaccctctactgtagagttaatataggtgatggtgcgttcactgaccctctactgtagagttaatataggtgatggtgcgttcactgaccctctactgtagagttaatataggtgatggtgcgttcactgaccctctactgtagagttaatataggtgatggtgcgttcactgaccctctactgtagagttaatataggtgatggtgcgttcactgaccctctactgtagagttaatataggtgatggtgcgttcactgaccctctaccgtagagttaatataggtgatggtgcgttcactgaccctctactgtagagttaatataggtgacggtgcgttcaatgaccctctactgtagagttaatataggtgacggtgcgttcactgaccctctactgtagagttaatataggtgatggtgcgttcaatgaccctctactgtagagttaatataggtgatggtgcgttcactgaccctctactgtagagttaatataggtgatggtgcgttcactgaccctctactgtagagttaatataggtgacggtgcgttcactgaccctctactgtagagttaatataggtgacGGTGCGActgaccctctactgtagagttaatataggtgatggtgcgttcaatgaccctctactgtagagttaacataggtgatggtgcgttcactgaccctctactgtagagttaatataggtgatggtgcgttcaatgaccctctactgtagagttaatataggtgatggtgcgttcactgaccctctactgtagagttaatataggtgatggtgcgttcactgaccctctactgtagagttaatataggtgatggtgcgttcactgaccctctactgtagagttaacataggtgatggtgcgttcactgaccctctactgtagagttaatataggtgatggtgcgttcaatgaccctctactgtagagttaatataggtgatggtACGTTCAAtgaccctctactgtagagttaatataggtgatggtgcgttcaatgaccctctactgtagagttaatataggtgatggtgcgttcactgaccctctactgtagagttaatataggtgatggtgcgttcactgaccctctactgtagagttaatataggtgatggtgcgttcactgaccctctactgcagagttaatataggtgatggtgcgttcactgaccctctactgtagagttaatataggtgacggtgcgttcactgaccctctactgtagagttaatataggtgatggtgcgttcactgaccctctactgcagagttaatataggtgatggtgcgttcactgaccctctactgtagagttaatataggtgatggtgcgttcactgaccctctactgtagagttaatataggtgatggtgcgttcactgaccctctactgtagagttaatataggtgatggtgcgttcactgaccctctactgtagagttaatataggtgatggtgcgttcactgaccctctaccgtagagttaatataggtgatggtgcgttcactgaccctctactgtagagttaatataggtgatggtgcgttcactgaccctctactgcagagttaatataggtgatggtgcgttcactgaccctctactgtagagttaatataggtgacggtgcgttcactgaccctctactgtagagttaatataggtgatggtgcgttcactgaccctctaccgtagagttaatataggtgatggtgcgttcaatgaccctctactgtagagttaatataggtgatggtgcgttcactgaccctctactgtagagttaatataggtgacggtgcgttcaatgaccctctactgtagagttaatataggtgatggtgcgttcactgaccctctactgtagagttaatataggtgacggtgcgttcaatgaccctctactgtagagttaatataggtgacggtgcgttcactgaccctctactgtagagttaatataggtgatggtgcgttcaatgaccctctactgtagagttaatataggtgacggtgcgttcactgaccctctactgtagagttaatataggtgatggtgcgttcactgaccctctactgtagagttaatataggtgatggtgcgttcactgaccctctaccgtagagttaatataggtgatgcgttcactgaccctctactgtagagttaatataggtgatggtgcgttcaatgaccctctactgtagagttaatataggtgatggtgcgttcaatgaccctctactgtagagttaatataggtgatggtgcgttcaatgaccctctactgtagagttaatataggtgatgcgttcactgaccctctaccgtagagttaatataggtgatggtgcgttcactgaccctctactgtagagttaatataggtgatgcgttcactgaccctctactgtagagttaatataggtgatggtgcgttcactgaccctctactgtagagttaatataggtgatggtgcgttcactgaccctctactgtagagttaatataggtgatggtgcgttcactgaccctctactgtagagttaatataggtgatggtgcgttcactgaccctctactgtagagttaatataggtgatggtgcgttcactgaccctctaccgtagagttaatataggtgatggtgcgttcactgaccctctactgtagagttaatataggtgatggtgcgttcactgaccctctactgtagagttaatataggtgatggtgcgttcactgaccctctaccgtagagttaatataggtgatggtgcgttcactgaccctctactgtagagttaatataggtgacggtgcgttcaatgaccctctactgtagagttaatataggtgacggtgcgttcactgaccctctactgtagagttaatataggtgatggtgcgttcaatgaccctctactgtagagttaatataggtgacggtgcgttcactgaccctctactgtagagttaatataggtgatggtgcgttcactgaccctctactgtagagttaatataggtgatggtgcgttcactgaccctctaccgtagagttaatataggtgatgcgttcactgaccctctactgtagagttaatataggtgatggtgcgttcaatgaccctctactgtagagttaatataggtgatggtgcgttcaatgaccctctactgtagagttaatataggtgatggtgcgttcaatgaccctctactgtagagttaatataggtgatgcgttcactgaccctctaccgtagagttaatataggtgatggtgcgttcactgaccctctactgtagagttaatataggtgatggtgcgttcaatgaccctctactgtagagttaatataggtgacggtgcgttcactgaccctctaccgtagagttaatataggtgatggtgcgttcactgaccctctactgtagagttaatataggtgatggcgttcactgaccctctactgtagagttaatataggtgatggtgcgttcactgaccctctactgtagagttaatataggtgatggtgcgttcaatgaccctctactgtagagttaatataggtgatggtgcgttcactgaccctctaccgtagagttaatataggtgatggtgcgttcactgaccctctaccgtagagttaatataggtgacggtgcgttcactgaccctctaccgtagagttaatataggtgacggtgcgttcactgaccctctaccgtagagttaatataggtgatggtgcgttcactgaccctctactgtagagttaatataggtgatggtgcgttcactgaccctctaccgtagagttaatataggtgacggtgcgttcactgaccctctaccgtagagttaatataggtgatggtgcgttcactgaccctctactgtagagttaatataggtgatggtgcgttcactgaccctctactgtagagttaatataggtgatggtgcgttcactgaccctctactgtagagttaatataggtgatggtgcgttcactgaccctctactgtagagttaatataggtgatggtgcgttcaatgaccctctactgtagagttaatataggtgatggtgcgttcactgaccctctactgtagagttaatataggtgatggtgcgttcactgaccctctactgtagagttaatataggtgatggtgcgttcaatgaccctctactgtagagttaatataggtgatggtgcgttcactgaccctctactgtagagttaatataggtgatggtgcgttcactgaccctctactgtagagttaatataggtgatggtgcgttcaatgaccctctactgtagagttaatataggtgatggtgcgttcactgaccctctactgtagagttaatataggtgatggtgcgttcactgaccctctactgtagagttaatataggtgatggtgcgttcactgaccctctactgtagagttaatataggtgatggtgcgttcactgaccctctactgtagagttaatataggtgatggtgcgttcactgaccctctactgtagagttaatataggtgatggtgcgttcactgaccctctactgcagagttaatataggtgatggtgcgttcactgaccctctactAGAGTAATAGGTggggtgcgttcactgaccctctactgtagagttaatataggtgatggtgcgttcactgaccctctactgtagagttaatataggtgatggtgcgttcactgaccctctactgtagagttaatataggtgatggtgcgttcactgaccctctactgtagagttaatataggtgatggtgcgttcactgaccctctaccgtagagttaatataggtgatggtgcgttcactgaccctctaccgtagagttaatataggtgatggtgcgttcactgaccctctaccgtagagttaatataggtgatggtgcgttcactgaccctctactgtagagttaatataggtgatggtgcgttcactgaccctctaccgtagagttaatataggtgatggtgcgttcactgaccctctactgtagagttaatataggtgacggtgcgttcaatgaccctctactgtagagttaatataggtgatggtgcgttcactgaccctctactgtagagttaatataggtgatggtgcgttcactgaccctctactgtagagttaatataggtgatgcgttcactgaccctctactgtagagttaatataggtgacGGTGCGTTCAATGACCCTCTACTGcagagttaatataggtgacggtgcgttcactgaccctctactgtagagttaatataggtgacggtgcgttcactgaccctctaccgtagagttaatataggtgacggtgcgttcaatgaccctctactgtagagttaatataggtgatggtgcgttcactgaccctctactgtagagttaatataggtgacggtgcgttcactgaccctctaccgtagagttaatataggtgatggtgcgttcactgaccctctactgtagagttaatataggtgatggtgcgttcaatgaccctctactgtagagttaatataggtgacggtgcgttcactgaccctctaccgtagagttaatataggtgatggtgcgttcactgaccctctactgtagagttaatataggtgatgCGTTCAAtgaccctctactgtagagttaatataggtgatggtgcgttcactgaccctctactgtagagttaatataggtgatgcgttcactgaccctctaccgtagagttaatataggtgatggtgcgttcactgaccctctaccgtagagttaatataggtgatgCGTTCACTGACCTTTCTTCTGCACTGGTGCCTCTGGCAGCTCCTGGTTTTCGGACACTTCGAGTCACACAGGAAGTCTCTGTGACACGGCATCAACTTCCTGTATTTTCCACACCTGCACTCCTTCTCCActtcctgacacacacacacacacacacacacacacacacacacacacacacacacacacacacacacacacacacacacacacacacacacacacacacacacacacacacacacacacacacacacacacacacacacacacacacacacacacacacacacacacacacacacacacacacacaggtcagaGTGTGTTCAGCGTGttcagaatgtgtgtgtgtgtgtgtgtgtgtgtgtgtgtgtgtgtgtgtgtgtgtgtgtgtgtgtgtgtgtgtgtgtgtgtgtgtacctgtctgcAGGTCTCACAGCCCCCCCGATGGCACCTCATAGAGCAGGTGTGTTTCCCGCAGGAGAGACGGCGGTCACATGTGTCGCCGCACGGCAACACTTCCTCTGTACAGGGGAGAGTggactctacacacacacacacacacacacacacacagattatttgatttatttagagaaagaacatcGCTATATTTTAAAGAATTCGGATGTAAAATCTTCAGATAAAGTCATTAtattgtgagtgagtgagtgtgtgtgtatgtatgtatgtatgtgtgtgtgaatgtgagtgagtgagtgagtgagtgagtgagtgagtgagtgagtgagtgagtgagtgtgtgtgtgtgtgtgtctcactgcTCTTTCCACAGGGACAGGACCTGCTGACGGAGCGAGGACAAGGAGGACATCTTCCAGTGTGACACAGAACCTCACAGGTGTGATTCCCGCAGGAGAGGGCGGAGCCACACGCCTGTGGGAGGGGCATAGGAAGCACGTTCAGGAGAGACACCACATCGTGTCCCTAAAGAGCAGAGCCTGAACGCACCGTACCTCCGGATGCTAAGCGCTAACAGCTAACGTCAACAACCTCTCCTAAAGATTCAcattttaaaagtgtgtgtgtccaaCATGGTTtactttgacacacacacattccttcatccAACAAGACGACCTTAGTTACCGTAcaccaggggtcttcaactaaaattcaacgaggtccagttagagaaaatgtccccatgcaaagctccggaacttcaaaatgtctaagttgctttatgaattagtgtgatattgaagtagctgcagctttatcaacgtctgcatgtaatcaacaactgactgccaatcaagtaaagaaagtacaattcataaacaacaatatttattgtctattaacattaaatactgtggatgtgTGTAAtattcctctcgggctgcatttacaaataaaatagagaaaataaataaaatagcttttgaaaatgtgtgcatcttaaaagtgcttaattttagataaataaataaagtgtagcagcagcttgagtttccctttctctttgtaaccgtttcacatcatgactcaacagtttcagacgattatagaagaatatcagtctttacatcaTAACGACTGAAcagtttaaagtttctctttctgtccCTCTTACATTGCAGTCCCTCTCTCACTTTGTTCTgttcagtgtgagaattgagctcgagcttgtcctgccaggagtttagatCTGGGCCGAAATGGAGTCAGGGCCgttctcacacacatgcaggtgctcattggttacagggatgcaacacagggaaaaaagagagaactattcgaagcagaaagaaccagcgtaatataccatctgacaaaggcctgcgcTATAacgcttcaattaactggctgttctataatatactcagatcaataggagacagaggtgttaagttaaaaatcaagggtttttattattatttacaacatcctccgagggtcgtacaaattattgaactcaacctctgcttaaaaaaactaaaatcacagcccattcatttggcctttcttgcatgctgtgcaaagaaaaagcaaccaatccagatatctcaccatgactcacgcatacacgtgcacggtgtggcatgaccaccaacacagaaagatatggacacaagatgtgtgcaaatgcatttagtttcctatccatgtgaacatgatttaagtgggggagacctaacctcctctaggggggtccgggggcatgctcgcccgggaagatttttttttttttaaatattgaagttaaaagcatcaatctggtgcactttgagagcaacatgaggagatctatggaaacatctcaaatgaaacagaactgtaagcatattttcctttttggatattttacaaatcacaccccttttaaactctattcttgttgtttttaacaacttttttgttgctgtcatatagtattttatacctgtttttcatttggtctcattaataactataatgatcatatcaaggtgtgccttaacctcactgagctgaggttatctgagcatctcaggagagagctctcttccacctggttgtagaaaagctctttaaattcgttagcatagctagctaaccagatgctaacaacaacagatcgccactgtgcttacatctaaagacacagccacgcaaacactgcggcatgtgtacggctccttatgggtattgcaatatttgaagggctggagcggcgttccggtgctcagcactcctttcagacgagacataccacgtgaagacacctTACGCTCTtgttgtgttcatgaacctgtccttggccaggaaaaacaggtactcgcttgtttaattatttttgcggtctagatttcttcttctttttttaagtgagaagttgtccgtctgtcggactgactccctccccccccccccccccacccccaaaacgaaaactcttcggttctccacgaattacaccaAGTcaaccaaatcagcgttaaaaaagcgggaggcgccgaaaaatccccttttaatgtattgattatagctccgggtccgtataggtcggcgtctgggtccggatccggaccgcggttgccgacccctgccgtACAGTTTCTTTTTCAGAGTTTTGCTAATAATGATATATTTAATAATACACAACAAtgagtgtgttgttgttgttgtttacctgCTTGCAGTTCCACGTTGGGCTGGCACACGGTCTCTCTGCTTCCtctctgccacacacacacctctgaacACTGACCCGGGGGCAGGGGGAgcactctgacacacacacacacacacacacaaacacacacacacacacacacacacacacacacacacacacacacacacacacacacacacacacacacacacacacacacacacacacacacacacacacacacacacacacacacacacacacacacacacacacacacacacacacacacacacacacacacacacacacacacacacacacacacacacacacacacacacacacacacacacacacacacacacacacacacacacacacagattacaGATACATGATTGCTAACTGAGAATATTAACAAGTGTTaatattatgtgtgtgtgtgtgtgtgtgtgtgtgtgtgtgtgtgtgtgtgtgtgtgtgtgtgtgtgtgtgtgtttacctgtgtggcaggtgtgtgtgcaggtgtgttgtCTGCAGGGCAGCAGCTTGTTGCATTGCTTCTGACACGACCAcgcctgcagacacacacacacgaaaaacatatttatatttcattatgttttttatgttttttaataTATGCGTAAAGGTCGTACCTTGTTGCTACAGCGacgggggaggggcttagctttgCCGCACAAACAGGAAACAGAAACCATCTTCGGACACGGAGGACAGGgacctgaaaacacacacacacacacacacacacacacacacacacacacacacacacacacacacacacacacacacacacacacacacacacacacacacacacacacacacacacacacacacacacacacacacacacacacacacacacacacacacacacacacacacaagttacATCTACACCTTGTATGAAATATAAAATTAATGCATGAGGATAAGCACTTTAAAAatcccatgtgtgtgtgtgtgtgtgtgtgtttctgtgtgtgtgtgtgtgtgtgtgtgtgtgtgtgtgtgtgtgtgtgtgtgtgtgtgtgtgtgtgtgtgtgttacctgggtGACAGAGCAGCAGACAGGTGTGTCCACAGGAAGGTTTGATGTCTTTCTGACACACGGAGCCGCAGGAGTGAGGAGCCAACCAGGGGTCAGGGGGCGGGTCCTGCTGTTTCCCACAGTAACACATGtacctgaacacaacacaaacatTAATAAACCAGGGGGAGTCCTGCTGTTTCCCACAGTAACAGATGtacctgaacacaacacacaccctgGATTAAATGTCCCCATCACTAGTTTGACTCTGAaaagactcttattttgaaaaaccCTGGAGTGTGGCGCCCTCTGCTGGCAGCCTGTACTTGTACAGGGTAGTAACGGGTGTTTCTGTGTACTTGTACATAGtaacaagtgtttctgtgtACTTGTACAGGGTAGTAAAAGGTGTTTCAGTGTACTTGTACAGGGTAGTAACAGGTGTTTCAGTGTACTTGTACAGGGTAGTAACAGGTGTTTCTGTGTACTTGTACATAGtaacaagtgtttctgtgtACTTGTACAGGGTAGTAAAAGGTGTTTCAGTGTACTTGTACAGGGTAGTAACAGGTGTTTCTGTGTACTTGTACAGGGTAGTAACAGGTGTTTCTGTGTACTTGTACAAGCTAGTAACAGGTGTGTCTGTGTACTTGTACAGGGTAGTAACAGGTGTTTCTGTGTACTTGTACAGGGTAGTAACAGGTGTTTCTGTGTACTTGTACAGAGTAGTAACAGGCGTTTCTGTGTACTTGTACAGGGTAGTAACAGGTGTTTCTGTGTACTTGTACAGGGTAGTAACAGGTGTGTCTGTGTACTTGTACAGGGTAGTAACAGGTGTTTCTGTGTACTTGTACAGGGTAGTAACAGGTGTTTCTGTGTACTTGTACAGGGTAGTAACAGGTGTTTCTGTGTACTAGTACAGAGTAGTAAAAGGTGTTTCTGTGTACTTGTACAGGGTAGTAACAGGTGTTTCTGTGTACTTGTACAGGGTAGTAACAGGTGTTTCTGTGTACTAGTACAGAGTAGTAAAAGGTGTTTCTGTGTACTTGTACAGGGTAGTAACAGGTGTTTCTGTGTACTTGTACAGAGTAGTAACAGGTGTTTCTGTGTACTAGTACAGAGTAGTAAAAGGTGTTTCTGTGTACTTGTACAGGGTAGTAACAGGT
Protein-coding sequences here:
- the nfxl1 gene encoding NF-X1-type zinc finger protein NFXL1, whose amino-acid sequence is MEPAWRQQGRGRGRGQEGDRPRPPEKERERPGSGGGGGAGGGRGGGGGKMKTAATPEPPQSATVQSKFEEIKKANQAAAQRLVELSSSSEDEDDDEGVEVDNKDGKRGKILASTFTTYTDQTGGDASALLRTGHYVNELFQSGALTCLICIASVKRVQAVWSCSSCFSLFHLPCIQKWARDSVFLVSSVTDEDFGQKQHPWPCPKCRAEYQPSETPNRYMCYCGKQQDPPPDPWLAPHSCGSVCQKDIKPSCGHTCLLLCHPGPCPPCPKMVSVSCLCGKAKPLPRRCSNKAWSCQKQCNKLLPCRQHTCTHTCHTECSPCPRVSVQRCVCGREEAERPCASPTWNCKQACGSALSCGNHTCEVLCHTGRCPPCPRSVSRSCPCGKSKSTLPCTEEVLPCGDTCDRRLSCGKHTCSMRCHRGGCETCRQEVEKECRCGKYRKLMPCHRDFLCDSKCPKTRSCQRHQCRRK